In Anas platyrhynchos isolate ZD024472 breed Pekin duck chromosome 24, IASCAAS_PekinDuck_T2T, whole genome shotgun sequence, the following are encoded in one genomic region:
- the TXLNA gene encoding alpha-taxilin — protein sequence MKNQGGEAKAAPRPAGSSVAGGALLLEEGDTAEPTAALEAPLAQEDAKSSRPAVRDVSEELSRQLEDILNTYCVDASQEGPGEDGGQSEPTEQEEAEKCRSESPRNGEQEPGGPEMNGEKEGTKGTEEFRAGEECGERDQKKAQEKKKAKGLGKEITLLMQTLNTLSTPEEKLAALCKKYAELLEEHRNSQKQMKILQKKQTQLVQEKDHLQSEHSKAILARSKLESLCRELQRHNRTLKEEGVQRAREEEEKRKEVTSHFQVTLNDIQLQMEQHNERNSKLRQENMELAERLKKLIEQYELREEHIEKVFKHKDLQQQLVDAKLEQAQEMLKEAEERHQREKDFLLKEAVESQRMCELMKQQETHLKQQLALYTEKFEEFQNTLSKSSEVFTTFKQEMEKMTKKIKKLEKETTMYRSRWESSNKALLEMAEEKTLRDKELEGLQVKIQRLEKLCRALQTERNDLNKKVQDLCAHAPRADMDLSEPLKDPAREGSEAVAGGAPAEQRLAEDCLHSGKPTHGTDPAEPLGELSIGGLGQSGTEEGTQGAD from the exons CTCCTCTCGCGCAGGAGGACGCCAAGTCCTCCCGGCCTGCCGTGCGTGACGTCTCTGAAGAGCTGAGCAGACAGCTCGAGGACATCTTGAACACGTACTGCGTGGATGCCAGCCAGGAGGGTCCAGGCGAGGACGGCGGGCAGAGCGAGCCCACGGAGCAGGAGGAGGCGGAGAAGTGTCGCAGCGAGTCCCCGAGGAACGGCGAGCAGGAGCCGGGTGGCCCCGAGATGAACGGGGAGAAGGAGGGCACCAAGGGGACGGAGGAGTTCCGAGCTGGCGAGGAGTGCGGGGAGCGGGACCAGAAGAAGgctcaggaaaagaagaaagccaAGGGCCTAG GCAAGGAGATCACTTTGCTGATGCAGACGCTGAACACCCTGAGCACTCCGGAGGAGAAACTAGCGGCACTGTGCAAGAAATACGCTGAGCTG CTGGAAGAGCACCGTAACTCCCAGAAGCAGATGAAGATCTTGCAGAAGAAGCAGACGCAGCTGGTACAAGAGAAGGACCACCTGCAGAGCGAGCACAGCAAGGCCATCCTGGCCCGCAGCAAGCTGGAGAGTCTGTGCCGTGAGCTCCAGAGGCACAACCGCACCCTCAAG GAGGAGGGTGTCCAGCGTGCccgggaggaagaggagaagaggaaggaggtgACCTCCCACTTCCAGGTGACTCTGAACGACATCCAGCTCCAGATGGAGCAGCACAACGAGAGGAACTCCAAGCTGCGCCAGGAGAACATGGAGCTGGCGGAGCGGCTCAAGAAGCTCATCGAGCAGTACGAGCTGCGGGAGGAG CACATCGAGAAGGTGTTCAAACACAaggacctgcagcagcagctcgtgGACGCCAAGCTCGAGCAGGCACAGGAGATGctgaaggaggcagaggagaggCACCAGCGGGAGAAGGACTTT CTGCTGAAGGAAGCTGTGGAGTCGCAGAGGATGTGTGAGCTGATGAAGCAGCAGGAGACCCATCTGAAGCAGCAG CTTGCTCTCTACACAGAGAAGTTTGAAGAATTCCAGAACACCCTTTCCAAAAGCAGCGAAGTGTTCACGACATTTAAACAGGAGATGGAGAAG ATGACTAAGAAAATTAAGAAGCTGGAGAAAGAGACCACCATGTACCGTTCTCGCTGGGAGAGCAGCAACAAGGCTCTCTTGGAAATGGCTGAAGAG AAAACCCTGCGGGATAAAGAGCTGGAGGGGCTTCAGGTGAAAATCCAGCGCTTGGAGAAACTGTGCCGAGCCCTGCAGACGGAGCGCAACGACCTCAACAAGAAGGTTCAGGACCTGTGTGCCCACGCGCCCCGGGCAGACATGGACCTGTCGGAGCCCCTGAAGGACCCAGCCCGGGAGGGCTCCGAGGCGGTGGCGGGAGGTGCCCCGGCAGAGCAGCGCCTGGCTGAGGATTGCCTCCACTCGGGAAAGCCAACGCACGGCACAGATCCTGCGGAGCCGCTTGGAGAACTGAGCATAGGAGGCCTGGGGCAGAGTGGGACTGAGGAAGGCACTCAGGGCGCTGACTGA